CATCCCTATCGAATTTGAGTTTTTTAAAAAATGTACGTTCTTCAAAAGCTCCAAAAGCTCTGCTATCCATAGACAATGCAGTTCTACTGCCAATTCTGATGGAATTAACAATAAGTGGAACAGAATATCTTTTTAGTTTATTGAAATAAGAAAAAATCCCCTTCTCATCGGAAAATCCCATAACTTTGTGAGCAGACCTTACAACATTAAATTCGGTTTCTATCATAGGTATAAATCTAAATGCAACCATAACCCCATAACTAAATTTATAAGGAATATTTAAATTTTGAATTAAAGATCGTATAAAATTACTTGGTTCTGTAGTGAGACTAAAAGGCAATGCTAAAATAAGCAAAGAATAAATTCTAACAGCATAAATCAAACCTAGATAAACACTAGTCCAATAAATATTAAATGATCCAATGGAAAAAAGTATTGGAGAACCTGCAGTTAAATCACTTCTTGCAGCTAGCAAAAACAGAATAAAAATCGAAAGTGAAAAAATCGATATTGGAGCTGAAATCTTTAAAAACCTAATAATGGGAATTTTGCCCAGTGTTAAAATAATCAGTGCTGTAAAAACAATAAACGCCAGAGGTATCCAAATCTCATTAATCAAACAAATTAAAAAAAGAAATGGAAAAAAACTAATTATCTTAGACAGTGGATTTAATTTGTTTAAAAAAGAAGCATTATCATAGAAAAAGATCTTCACAGTACCACCTGTTGACTGAAATAATCAGCAAACTCCTCACTAGAAGACATGCCCCTCAAATTTTCATCATAATGAGATAAACGCTTAGAAAGTTTCAAAAGAGGAGGTAAAGTTAATGATGCCCTTTCAAGAATTTCATCCCTCTTAAAAAGATCCTTTGTTGTTCCCTTAAAAATTATCTTTCCTTTATTCATTACAACAACTTTTTCAGCGTATTTTTCCACCAAACTCATATCATGAGTAATCACGATTATTGTTTTACCTTTATCATTTAAAGACTTTAAAAAACTTAACAATTTAGTTGAACTTTTAAAATCTTGACCAAAAGTGGGTTCATCCAATATTAAGATATCCTGACCTAAGGTCAACATTGTTGCAACACTTAATAACCGTTTTTGACCATGGCTTAACATAAATGGGCTTTTGTTTCGATAATTTTCCATATCAAATTGCTTTAAGGTTTTATTTAGCCAATTATCAATTTGATCTTGTGAAAATCCTCTAAGTTTCAATCCAAAGCTCAATTGTTCCTCAACTGTGTCCTTAATAAACTGATGTTCAGGATTTTGAAAAACATATCCTATCTTTTTGCTTAGATTTTTTGAGGATATGTTAGATATATCCTCATTATCAATGAAAACCTTAGATTTAGGAGGTTCTATAACATTCACCATATGTTTAGCCAATGTAGTTTTACCTGCCCCATTAGTTCCGACAATAGCTAAAAAATCACCGGAATTGACATTTAAATTAATAAAATCCAATACCTTCTTTTTACCATATGAAAATGACAAATCTTCAATTTTAATCACATTTTCTTTATTTTCCTCAAAAGACTGTGAAATTTCATTAAAATCATTAGATTTTTTATTGTTCGCAAAATTTTCAAGATTTCTTATAGATTCAACAGCTTCCGGAATGGTCAATGGCACCCTATCAAGTTTTATGTTATTTTTTTCCAGCTCATAATAAAGCATAACCACCTGAGGCATCCAAATTCCTTCCCTAATAAGAATATCTGCTTTGTTCGTGAAAATTTCCCTTGGTGTTCCTTCGGCTATTTTAATTCCCTGTTTATTTATAACTAAAATTCTATCAATGATTTCCATTAAATCATCAAGTTTATGCTCAATGAGAATTATTGTATTATTTTCAACTTTTTTAAGGTCCTTTAACTTTTCAAAAAAATCTAAAGTACCGAAAGGGTCTAAATTAGCTGTTGGTTCATCAAAAATGAAAACAGAAGGATGCATAGCTATTAATGCAGCTAAAAGAATTTTTTGTTTTTCACCACCTGAAAGGCTGTAAACCTCCCTATAGCGATAATCTAACATGTTGACTTTATTTAGTGCCTCAATTAACCGTTTTTCCATTTCATCATGAGAAAAGCAAAGATTTTCCAATGCAAAAACAATTTCATCCTCTACATTCAAACTAACAAATTGCGCTTCAGGGTCTTGAAAAACAATTCCCACTTTTTGAGTCAATTGATGAACTGGAGTTCCATCAGTTTTTTCACCGCAAATTTCAACAGTCCCTTCCATCTCACCAGGTATGATATTAGGTATAATGCCATTGAGAGATAATGCAAAAGTACTTTTACCCGAGCCAGATGGCCCTAAGACCAGTACCACTTCCCCTTTTGAAATTTCAAAATTAATATTTGTTATGGATTTGCAATCATTTTTCTCATACTTAAAAGCCAAATCATTGATTTTGATCAAAATTTTCACCTATCATTTAAAAACCTGATTTATTGATTTTCCAGCTTTTAGCTTTAATTCGTCTTTGCCAGAACTCCCCATATAAACCTTCTTCATTAATTAAATCATTATGAGTTCCTTCCTGTATGATTCTACCGTTATCAATTACAATTATCTGATCGGCATTTTTTATTGTAGACAACTTATGAGCAATCATTACAAGGGTTTTGTTTTTAACAAGTTCATCAATAGCTTTTTGAATATGTTTTTCATTGTCCGGATCAACACTGGCAGTTGCTTCATCAAGAATTATAATAGGCGCATCCTTTAGAATTGCCCTTGCTATGGAAATCCTCTGTTTTTCACCACCTGACAATGAAGATCCTCCTTCACCAATGATAGTATCATAACCATTTTCCAATTCCATTATAAACTCATGGCATCTTGCTTTTTTACAAGCTTCAATTACTTCATCTTTTGTTGCATCCACATCTCCAAATTTTATGTTATTTAAAACTGTGTCATTAAACAGATAAACATTTTGAAATACCATTGACATGTTTTTGAGAAGATTATCTGCAGTCATTTCTTTAATATTGACATTTCCAACCTTTATCTCACCAGAATCCACATCCCAGAATCTTGCAATTAAGTTAGCTATTGTTGTTTTGCCACTACCTGATCTTCCAACAAGAGCTGTCATACTATGCTCCGGAACTTTAAAACTGATGTTGTGCAATATTTCCTGTTCTTCATATGCAAAGCTGACATTTTCAAATTCTATATCAAAATGTTCAAGAGCTATGTCATTTCCACCGCTATCTATGATTTCAAGATTAGAAATGGATTTATATCTCTCTAAAGCTTTTTCCATAATATATATTTGAGGACTTAATCCAGCTAATGATTTAAGAGGCATATAAAACTGGAATATGAAAATAAGTATCATCAACATGAAAATCATGTCCATGCTTTTATTGAGTGCGAAAAATGTGGCGAATAAAATAGTTACTCCAATCCCTATTGAAAAAACATTTTCAAAGATAAGCATTGGAAACCTAGATTTTTTCTCAAATTCAATAGCCGCATCCCTTGTTTTTATAAATTCCCCATTCAATTTTTTAGATCTAACTCCAACCATATTAAATGATTTGATAATTGGAATTCCCTTAATATATTCTATAACTGCATCAATAAGTTTGGATTGAACTTGTAATTTGATGCCTGAGTGAAATTCCATTACTTTTTCATGTCTATTTAGTGCAAACAGCGCTAAAAGTACTGTGATGAGAGAAATAATTCCAATCCTATAATCCAGTATTGTTAAAAATACAACTCCTATAGCTGTATTTAAAAAAGCAGTTACTATTTTTGAAATTTGCATCATGGAATTTTCTTCTATAAAGCTCATATCAGATGTGGCGACTGCTGTAATGTTGCCTATATTACTTTGTGAAAAGTATCCCATCGGAAGTCTTTTTAACTTATCTCCCAATTTCATCCGTTCATCTGCAAAGATTTTAAACCCGATATTTGCTTGAAACTTGTCAATTAAACGCCTTGTTATAGTTCTTAAAATAACGCTCATAACAATGACTATGCCTACAGTCCATATATTATCCATTGTAAGGCTGTTTGAAATTATCTGGTTTAGAACATATAATATCAGCATTATTGGAATAATTGCAAAAATTTCTTCAAAAAATGATAATACAAAAGCTATTTTTAAATTTTTTGAATAGTCCCCTGCAATATTTAGAAGTTCTCTGATGATTTTAATCATGTTGAATTCCAACATTATGTTTCCCCCTTAACATTTATATCCCAGTTTAATGATTCCATGTGAGATTGCCATAGCAATTTATATTGATTAGACTCTTCAAGCAATTTTTCATGTGTTCCTTGCATTAATAGGTTACCATCATCCATTAATATTATATTATCCGATTCGACGATGCTTGAAAGACGATGAGCTATTACGATTAAAGTTTTTTTACCTACAAGTGAATTTAATGCCTCCTGTATTTTATCCTCATTTTCTGAATCGGTGAATGTTGTTGCTTCATCAAGAATTATAATAGGTGCATTCTTTAGAATTGCTCTGGCAATTGTGATTCTTTGTTTTTCACCACCAGAAAGTTTGTTTCCAGCATCTCCAACATCCGTATCATATCCCCTGTCCAATTCCATTATAAAATCATGGCATTGTGCAAGTTTTGAAACAGATATGACTTCCTCATCACTTGCATCAGGCCTTCCGATTCGAATATTTTCCATGATTGATTCGTTGAATAAAAAGGTGTCCTGAGAAACATAACTGATTAAATTCATTAAATTTCCAAATGAAATATCATTTATGTTAATTCCACCTATGGTAATTTCTCCACCATTCAAATCCCAAAAATGAACTAGAAGCCGAGCAAGTGTACTTTTACCACTTCCAGATTCACCAACTAATGCAGTTACAGAATTTTCATCGACTTTGAATGAAACATCTTTGATAACTTCTTTCTTATCATATGCAAAGCAAACATTTTTAAATTCGATGTCATGATTTTCAGGTCTTGATGATTTGTCAGTTATGTGAAGTTCATCTCCACTAAAAGTTTCTTCAAGAGCATCGGTTTGATAATTAAGTCTGGGAATCAATGGTAAAAATGTAACCATCCTTATTAAAGGAGATCCTAAACTAAGTGAGATTAATAATGCAAAGATAAATGTTGAAAGAGCCAAGCTTCCTTGAAAATAAAATAAAGTACCGAAAGGTAATGAAAACAGTATTGTGCATGGCATTACAGCTGCATATACCGCCATGTAATTCCATGATTCATTATACCAGTCAAGAGTATATTTTTTATAGTCTTCAACAGAGGAAGCGTATTTCTCATAGGAACTTGTAGTTCTATTGAAAATCTTTATAACTTCCATTCCGGCAATATACTCAACTATATTGGAATTCATATTTTTTGAAGATTCATAGTAATATTTCATCTTCTCCACACCGGATTTCATCATCAACATTATAGCCACAAGACCTATTGAAGTTGAAGCGACAGTTAAAACACCTAATCTCCAATCAAGAACAAATAGCATAATATATACCAGAATACAAATAATCATGTAAGGTAGCCCTTCAGGAATCATATGGGCTAAAATCAGTTCTACTTGCTCAATATCATCTACAAAGTTTTTTTTATAACTGCCTGTGCCCTTCTGATTTATGACACCTAATGGCAATTTGGTCATTTTTTCAGCAAATTTTATCCTCATACCCAATAAAGTATCGTATGCAGCCTCATGAGAGAAATCCAATCCTTTTATATACAGAACCGATTTTAAAAATAAGAAAAGAATAATGGCGCATCCCATTATTATAAGATACTCAACAGTTATTGAATGCTTTTCAACAAAACTAATGATTATATCATATGTTAAAATAAATGTAATTAATTCTGAAACCACACTGAAAAAAATAAGGAGTATTGCTAAATATATTTTATTTTTATGTTCTTTTGCATAAGAAAAAGTTCTCAAAAAACTACTCATAAATATCCCTCAAAAAAGAAACAGTTTATTAAAACATATAGAGTATTGACCAAAATCAGTTATTTTTAAGCATTTTCCTCTTGATTTTGGCAGATATTCCATAAAATTAAATTTTATTATTGGATAACACCTGTTTTTAAAACAGCATCCCCTATCCATTTAGATAATAATCCTGCAAATACTGCTCCTCCAATAACAGTTTCAACAACAGCAAGCAATTGAATTGTAATGTCCATATTCAATATTCCATAGGATACAAAATATAAAATTCCACCAACAACACTTACCACAATACCTGCAATAGCCATAAACCAGCTTTCAAAGTGTTTATACCTGCCGATTAAGAAAACAATTTCCAATGGCAGTCCATACATTAAAACTTGACCTAACATCATAACACCATATGGGGTAAATGGCACTCCCAATACCATAATAATAAGAGAAGACAATAAAACAACTCCAGGTTTACGTATAAGATATGCCACCAAAATAGGTGGGAAAAATCCTATACCCATAATAAATGGGAAAAATGTTGGAAAAGCCATTAAATAAGCAGTTGCATAAGTTAAAGGAATATTTAATAGTCCTAAAGCTATTGAAAGTACAGCTGTAATCATGATATCATGAGTACTCCATTTACGATTAAAAATTGAAACATTTTCGTTCATAACAAACACCACCATAAAATTAAGCATATTT
This portion of the Methanobrevibacter sp. V74 genome encodes:
- a CDS encoding ECF transporter S component, translating into MNENVSIFNRKWSTHDIMITAVLSIALGLLNIPLTYATAYLMAFPTFFPFIMGIGFFPPILVAYLIRKPGVVLLSSLIIMVLGVPFTPYGVMMLGQVLMYGLPLEIVFLIGRYKHFESWFMAIAGIVVSVVGGILYFVSYGILNMDITIQLLAVVETVIGGAVFAGLLSKWIGDAVLKTGVIQ
- a CDS encoding ABC transporter ATP-binding protein gives rise to the protein MLEFNMIKIIRELLNIAGDYSKNLKIAFVLSFFEEIFAIIPIMLILYVLNQIISNSLTMDNIWTVGIVIVMSVILRTITRRLIDKFQANIGFKIFADERMKLGDKLKRLPMGYFSQSNIGNITAVATSDMSFIEENSMMQISKIVTAFLNTAIGVVFLTILDYRIGIISLITVLLALFALNRHEKVMEFHSGIKLQVQSKLIDAVIEYIKGIPIIKSFNMVGVRSKKLNGEFIKTRDAAIEFEKKSRFPMLIFENVFSIGIGVTILFATFFALNKSMDMIFMLMILIFIFQFYMPLKSLAGLSPQIYIMEKALERYKSISNLEIIDSGGNDIALEHFDIEFENVSFAYEEQEILHNISFKVPEHSMTALVGRSGSGKTTIANLIARFWDVDSGEIKVGNVNIKEMTADNLLKNMSMVFQNVYLFNDTVLNNIKFGDVDATKDEVIEACKKARCHEFIMELENGYDTIIGEGGSSLSGGEKQRISIARAILKDAPIIILDEATASVDPDNEKHIQKAIDELVKNKTLVMIAHKLSTIKNADQIIVIDNGRIIQEGTHNDLINEEGLYGEFWQRRIKAKSWKINKSGF
- a CDS encoding energy-coupling factor transporter ATPase, which gives rise to MIKINDLAFKYEKNDCKSITNINFEISKGEVVLVLGPSGSGKSTFALSLNGIIPNIIPGEMEGTVEICGEKTDGTPVHQLTQKVGIVFQDPEAQFVSLNVEDEIVFALENLCFSHDEMEKRLIEALNKVNMLDYRYREVYSLSGGEKQKILLAALIAMHPSVFIFDEPTANLDPFGTLDFFEKLKDLKKVENNTIILIEHKLDDLMEIIDRILVINKQGIKIAEGTPREIFTNKADILIREGIWMPQVVMLYYELEKNNIKLDRVPLTIPEAVESIRNLENFANNKKSNDFNEISQSFEENKENVIKIEDLSFSYGKKKVLDFINLNVNSGDFLAIVGTNGAGKTTLAKHMVNVIEPPKSKVFIDNEDISNISSKNLSKKIGYVFQNPEHQFIKDTVEEQLSFGLKLRGFSQDQIDNWLNKTLKQFDMENYRNKSPFMLSHGQKRLLSVATMLTLGQDILILDEPTFGQDFKSSTKLLSFLKSLNDKGKTIIVITHDMSLVEKYAEKVVVMNKGKIIFKGTTKDLFKRDEILERASLTLPPLLKLSKRLSHYDENLRGMSSSEEFADYFSQQVVL
- a CDS encoding ABC transporter ATP-binding protein, which produces MSSFLRTFSYAKEHKNKIYLAILLIFFSVVSELITFILTYDIIISFVEKHSITVEYLIIMGCAIILFLFLKSVLYIKGLDFSHEAAYDTLLGMRIKFAEKMTKLPLGVINQKGTGSYKKNFVDDIEQVELILAHMIPEGLPYMIICILVYIMLFVLDWRLGVLTVASTSIGLVAIMLMMKSGVEKMKYYYESSKNMNSNIVEYIAGMEVIKIFNRTTSSYEKYASSVEDYKKYTLDWYNESWNYMAVYAAVMPCTILFSLPFGTLFYFQGSLALSTFIFALLISLSLGSPLIRMVTFLPLIPRLNYQTDALEETFSGDELHITDKSSRPENHDIEFKNVCFAYDKKEVIKDVSFKVDENSVTALVGESGSGKSTLARLLVHFWDLNGGEITIGGININDISFGNLMNLISYVSQDTFLFNESIMENIRIGRPDASDEEVISVSKLAQCHDFIMELDRGYDTDVGDAGNKLSGGEKQRITIARAILKNAPIIILDEATTFTDSENEDKIQEALNSLVGKKTLIVIAHRLSSIVESDNIILMDDGNLLMQGTHEKLLEESNQYKLLWQSHMESLNWDINVKGET
- a CDS encoding energy-coupling factor transporter transmembrane component T; translation: MKIFFYDNASFLNKLNPLSKIISFFPFLFLICLINEIWIPLAFIVFTALIILTLGKIPIIRFLKISAPISIFSLSIFILFLLAARSDLTAGSPILFSIGSFNIYWTSVYLGLIYAVRIYSLLILALPFSLTTEPSNFIRSLIQNLNIPYKFSYGVMVAFRFIPMIETEFNVVRSAHKVMGFSDEKGIFSYFNKLKRYSVPLIVNSIRIGSRTALSMDSRAFGAFEERTFFKKLKFDRDDWIYVLMYWITGSLIFFIAYKFGLMGEIGFYLGKFG